One Candidatus Nezhaarchaeota archaeon genomic region harbors:
- a CDS encoding Gfo/Idh/MocA family oxidoreductase, with translation LSSRRVSQRPVRVGDVGVVMDLSIHDIDIVRFLLKEEPVEVYAIAGSLKHVYEDYAHLTLKLPSAVGFIESNWLTPYKVRKLVVTCTEGIATLDYISQQLTIEDSSGSFTPSFKWEEPLKIELQSFVSALLSNKEFEVSGVDGYRAVRIAEAALRSASQGSPVKVSFSI, from the coding sequence GTTGTCGTCTAGGAGAGTCTCGCAGCGGCCGGTGAGGGTGGGGGACGTGGGGGTGGTAATGGATCTATCTATCCACGACATAGACATCGTAAGGTTCCTGCTTAAAGAAGAGCCAGTCGAGGTGTACGCGATCGCCGGGAGCTTGAAGCACGTCTACGAGGACTACGCCCACCTCACCTTAAAGCTCCCCAGCGCGGTCGGCTTCATAGAGTCCAACTGGCTAACTCCCTACAAGGTTAGGAAGCTAGTCGTGACTTGCACCGAGGGCATCGCTACCTTAGACTACATCTCTCAGCAGCTCACCATCGAGGACTCCTCCGGCTCCTTTACCCCGTCGTTTAAGTGGGAGGAGCCCTTGAAGATAGAGCTCCAGAGCTTCGTATCAGCCCTGCTAAGCAACAAGGAGTTTGAGGTGAGCGGCGTAGACGGCTATCGAGCCGTCCGCATAGCTGAGGCGGCCCTGCGCTCGGCCTCCCAAGGATCCCCGGTCAAGGTGAGCTTCTCGATCTAG